In Micromonospora purpureochromogenes, a single window of DNA contains:
- a CDS encoding glycosyltransferase family 2 protein has protein sequence MPTQIDVVLPCLDEAAALPGVLTALPPGYRAIVVDNGSRDGSPEVAARYGARVVHEPRRGYGAAVHAGMEAAETELVCVLDADGSFAPQELPALVAPVAEGIADLAVGRRRPVRVGVWPWHARAGTALVAALLRHRGVPLRDLSPIRVARREALLALGVTDRAFGYPLELLIRAAAAGWRIHELDVAYAPRAVGTRSKVSGSVRGTLRATRDFAAVLRSVDGPR, from the coding sequence ATGCCGACACAGATCGACGTGGTGCTGCCGTGCCTGGACGAGGCCGCCGCCCTGCCCGGCGTGCTGACCGCGCTGCCGCCCGGCTACCGGGCGATCGTGGTGGACAACGGCTCCCGGGACGGCTCGCCCGAGGTGGCCGCCCGGTACGGCGCCCGGGTGGTGCACGAGCCCCGCCGGGGGTACGGCGCGGCCGTGCACGCCGGGATGGAGGCCGCCGAGACGGAGCTGGTCTGCGTCCTGGACGCCGACGGCTCCTTCGCCCCGCAGGAACTGCCCGCCCTGGTCGCCCCGGTCGCCGAGGGGATCGCCGACCTGGCCGTCGGCCGCCGCCGCCCGGTCCGCGTCGGGGTGTGGCCCTGGCACGCCCGCGCCGGTACCGCGCTGGTCGCCGCGCTGCTGCGGCACCGGGGCGTACCGTTGCGCGACCTGAGCCCGATCCGGGTGGCCCGGCGGGAGGCGCTGCTGGCTCTCGGCGTCACCGACCGGGCCTTCGGCTACCCGCTGGAGCTGCTGATCCGGGCCGCGGCGGCGGGCTGGCGCATCCACGAACTCGACGTCGCCTACGCCCCCCGTGCCGTCGGCACCCGCTCCAAGGTCTCCGGCTCGGTCCGCGGCACCCTGCGCGCCACCCGCGACTTCGCCGCCGTGCTGCGCAGCGTGGACGGCCCCCGGTGA
- a CDS encoding TIGR04282 family arsenosugar biosynthesis glycosyltransferase, whose protein sequence is MTVLLVVAKAPVPGAVKTRLCPPATGVQAARVAAAALRDTLDAVRETPGVTPVLALAGRLADAVDAAALTAAVAGWPVLPQRGVDFAARLVHAHADVADAFPGRPVLQIGMDTPQLTPARLAAAVRRLADADADAVLGRAADGGWWALGLRDPRQAVALRAVPMSTPDTGRSTWSALVERGLRTVPLPVLRDVDDWSDARAVAAAVPGGRFARQVAAVRRAMVVRA, encoded by the coding sequence GTGACCGTGCTGCTGGTGGTCGCCAAGGCGCCCGTGCCCGGCGCGGTGAAGACCCGGCTCTGCCCGCCCGCGACCGGCGTGCAGGCCGCCCGGGTGGCCGCCGCCGCGCTGCGGGACACCCTGGACGCCGTCCGGGAGACCCCCGGCGTGACGCCGGTGCTGGCCTTGGCCGGCCGCCTCGCCGACGCCGTGGACGCCGCCGCGCTGACCGCCGCCGTCGCCGGCTGGCCGGTCCTGCCGCAGCGCGGCGTGGACTTCGCCGCCCGGCTGGTGCACGCTCACGCCGACGTCGCCGACGCCTTCCCGGGCCGTCCGGTGCTCCAGATCGGCATGGACACCCCGCAGCTGACCCCGGCGCGGCTGGCCGCCGCCGTACGCCGGCTGGCCGACGCCGACGCCGACGCGGTGCTGGGCCGGGCCGCCGACGGCGGCTGGTGGGCGCTGGGGCTGCGCGACCCCCGGCAGGCGGTGGCGCTGCGCGCGGTGCCGATGTCGACCCCGGACACCGGCCGGTCGACCTGGTCGGCGCTGGTCGAGCGGGGGCTGCGTACCGTGCCGCTGCCGGTGCTGCGGGACGTGGACGACTGGTCGGACGCCCGGGCGGTGGCCGCCGCGGTCCCGGGTGGTCGGTTCGCCCGGCAGGTCGCCGCGGTACGCCGGGCCATGGTGGTGCGGGCGTGA